In Oharaeibacter diazotrophicus, the genomic window ACTTGCCCGAGCCGGACTCGCCGACGAGGCCGAGGGTGTCGCCGCGGCGGACCGCGAGCGAGACGTTCTCGACCGCGTGGACGGTGCGGCCCGAGCCGGGCACGAAGCTGCGGCCGACGACGTAGCGCTTGGTGAGGTTGCGGGCCTCGAGCAGGGGGCGGACGGCGGTGTCGGTCACCGGGCGGTCTCCCAGTCGGGCAGGACGAGGCGGCGGGCGTCGGGGCGCGCGGCCGGCTCGATGTGGCAGCGGACGGCGTGACCGGAGCGCGCCAGCGGCGGCACGGTGGCGTCGCAGGGGGCGAAGCGGAAGCGGCAGCGCGGGGCGAAGCCGCAGCCGGGCGGCTGGTTGGCCGGCGTCGGCGGCAGGCCGGGGATCGAGGCGAGCCGGCGCGGCCGGGCGCCGTCGATCGGCGGAATCGAGGCGATCAGGCCCCAGGTGTAGGGGTGCGAGGGATTGCCGAAGATCTCGTCGCGCGTGCCGCTCTCGACGATGCGGCCGGCGTACATCACGATGACCCGGTCGGCGACCTCGGAGACGACGCCCATGTCGTGGGTGATCAGCACGATCGCCGAACCGAAGTCGCGGCGCAGCCGGACGATCAGGTCGAGCACCTGCGCCTGCACGGTGACGTCGAGCGCGGTGGTCGGCTCGTCGGCGACCAGCAGCGCCGGGCTGCAGGACAGCGCCATCGCGATCACCGCGCGCTGGCGCATGCCGCCGGAGAGCTGGTGCGGGTAGCGGCCGAAGGCCTCGGCCGGGTTCGGCAGGCCGACGGCGTCGAGCAACTCGATCGCCCGCCGCTTCGCCGCGGCGGCGGAGACACTCTCGTGGGTGCGGATCTGCTCGACGATCTGCCAGCCGACGGTGTGCACCGGCGTCAGCGCCGTCATCGGATCCTGCGAGATCAGCGCGATCTCCTTGCCGCGGATGCGCCGGAGCGCCCGGTCGGGCAGGCCGAGGACGTCGCGGCCGCGGAAGGTGACGGCGCCCTCGACCGTGGTCGTGCGCCGGTCGGTGAGGCCGAGCACGGACAGCATCGACACCGTCTTGCCGGAGCCGGACTCGCCGACGATCGACAGGATCTCGCCCGGCTTGACGGCGAAGGAGACGTCGCGGATCGCGGTGACGCGGCCGCGGTCGGTGGCGAAGGAGACGGTCAGCCCCTCGACGGCGAGGAGGTCGGGGGCGGCGGGGTCTTGCGCGGCCATCGCTCTCAGCCCTCCCGCGTGCGCGGGTCGACCGCGAGGTAGACGAGGTCGACCGCCGCGTTGGCGACCACCACGAAGAACGAGGCGTAGAGCACGGTGGCGAGGATCATCGGCAGGTCGAGGCTGAGGAGGGCGAGATAGGTCAGCCGCCCGACGCCGTTGAGGCCGAACACCACCTCGGTGAGGAGGGCCGAGCCGCCGACCAGCACACCGAAGTCGAGGCCGAACATGGTGATGAACGGGATCATCGAGGTGCGCAGCGCGTGGCGGAGCATCACCCGCGCCGGCCCGAGGCCCTTGGCGCGGGCGGTGCGCACGAAGTCCTCCTGGTAGGCCTCGACGAGGTTGGCGCGCAGCACCCGGCCGTAGATGCCGACGTAGAGGGCGGCGAGCGTGAACCAGGGGATCACCAGCGTCCTGAACCAGCCGGCGGGATCCTCGGAGAACGGCTTGTAGCCGAGCGCGGGCACCCAGGAGAACATCCAGGTGTCGTGCAGGCGCGACTGCGACAGGAGGTTCATCACCTCGCCGAGCCAGAACACCGGCATCGAGACACCGACGAGGGCGACGATCATCAGCGTCTTGTCGACCCACGTGCCGGCGGTGGCGGCGGTGACGACGCCGAGCAGGATGCCGCCGATCACCCAGATCACCGCCGCGCCGGCGACCAGCGACAGCGTGATCGGGGCGGCGTCCATCACCAGCGGGATCACCCGCTGGCCGCGGTTGACGAAGGAGGTGAGATCCTGCGTCACGAACAGGCGCCGCATCATCGAGACGTATTGCACCGGCAGCGGGCGGTCGAAGCCGAAGTCGCGGCGGACCTGCTCGACCGTCTCGGGCGCGGCGTTGCGGCCGGCGATGCGGGCGGCGGGGTCGGAGCCGGGGGTGGCGAAGAAGATCAGGAACACCA contains:
- a CDS encoding ABC transporter ATP-binding protein; this encodes MAAQDPAAPDLLAVEGLTVSFATDRGRVTAIRDVSFAVKPGEILSIVGESGSGKTVSMLSVLGLTDRRTTTVEGAVTFRGRDVLGLPDRALRRIRGKEIALISQDPMTALTPVHTVGWQIVEQIRTHESVSAAAAKRRAIELLDAVGLPNPAEAFGRYPHQLSGGMRQRAVIAMALSCSPALLVADEPTTALDVTVQAQVLDLIVRLRRDFGSAIVLITHDMGVVSEVADRVIVMYAGRIVESGTRDEIFGNPSHPYTWGLIASIPPIDGARPRRLASIPGLPPTPANQPPGCGFAPRCRFRFAPCDATVPPLARSGHAVRCHIEPAARPDARRLVLPDWETAR
- a CDS encoding ABC transporter permease encodes the protein MIVSLIRRLAEMVFVMFGISVVVFLIFFATPGSDPAARIAGRNAAPETVEQVRRDFGFDRPLPVQYVSMMRRLFVTQDLTSFVNRGQRVIPLVMDAAPITLSLVAGAAVIWVIGGILLGVVTAATAGTWVDKTLMIVALVGVSMPVFWLGEVMNLLSQSRLHDTWMFSWVPALGYKPFSEDPAGWFRTLVIPWFTLAALYVGIYGRVLRANLVEAYQEDFVRTARAKGLGPARVMLRHALRTSMIPFITMFGLDFGVLVGGSALLTEVVFGLNGVGRLTYLALLSLDLPMILATVLYASFFVVVANAAVDLVYLAVDPRTREG